The following proteins are encoded in a genomic region of Cyclonatronum proteinivorum:
- the sucC gene encoding ADP-forming succinate--CoA ligase subunit beta, whose product MNIHEYQAKEILKQYGVAVPAGIPAFSVEEAVSAAEELKAKGATLFVLKAQIHAGGRGKGRTVKSGAKGVMLCKTVEEVKQGAEALLGDTLVTIQTGEAGKQVQRLYVTDGVDIAHEFYLGITLDRAKGQNVIMVSTEGGVEIEKVAEETPELIVKEWVEPGQKLYPSQARRLAFALGLTGDAFKKGVKFILSLYEAFEATDASIFEINPLVLTPDNDVIALDAKINFDSNALFRHKDLMELRDLTEEDPAEVEAGKFNLNYIKLDGNVGCMVNGAGLAMATMDIIKLAGGDPANFLDVGGTANVETVKNGFKIILEDPNVKVILINIFGGIVRCDRVANGVLEAVKDPEIAAKVANVPIIVRLQGTNAEEAKEIIDNSDLNVVSAVLLKEAAAEVTKALA is encoded by the coding sequence ATGAATATTCACGAGTATCAGGCCAAGGAAATCCTCAAGCAATACGGGGTTGCTGTACCCGCAGGAATTCCTGCTTTCTCTGTTGAGGAAGCGGTTTCCGCGGCTGAAGAGCTGAAAGCCAAAGGGGCTACATTATTTGTTTTGAAGGCACAGATTCATGCCGGGGGGCGCGGTAAAGGCCGCACCGTAAAAAGCGGCGCCAAAGGCGTGATGCTTTGCAAAACTGTTGAAGAAGTAAAACAAGGCGCGGAGGCCCTGCTCGGGGATACCCTCGTAACTATTCAGACCGGCGAGGCCGGCAAGCAAGTACAGCGCCTGTACGTAACCGATGGCGTTGATATCGCGCATGAATTTTATCTGGGTATCACTCTCGACCGCGCCAAAGGGCAGAATGTGATCATGGTCTCCACCGAAGGTGGTGTTGAAATCGAAAAAGTTGCGGAAGAAACCCCCGAGCTGATTGTGAAAGAGTGGGTTGAGCCGGGTCAGAAGCTGTACCCGAGTCAGGCGCGCCGCCTCGCTTTCGCGCTGGGCCTTACCGGCGACGCATTCAAGAAGGGTGTGAAATTCATTCTGTCGCTCTACGAAGCTTTCGAAGCTACCGACGCATCAATCTTCGAAATCAACCCGCTCGTGCTTACACCCGATAACGACGTGATTGCCCTCGACGCCAAAATCAACTTCGACAGCAACGCCTTGTTCCGCCACAAAGATCTGATGGAACTGCGCGACCTTACCGAAGAAGATCCTGCCGAAGTGGAAGCCGGCAAGTTCAACCTGAACTACATCAAGCTCGACGGCAACGTGGGCTGTATGGTAAACGGCGCGGGTCTCGCTATGGCGACGATGGATATCATCAAGCTTGCGGGCGGCGACCCGGCAAACTTCCTCGATGTGGGCGGTACCGCCAATGTGGAGACCGTGAAAAACGGCTTCAAAATCATCCTCGAAGATCCGAATGTGAAAGTGATTCTTATCAATATCTTCGGTGGTATCGTGCGCTGCGACCGCGTAGCCAATGGTGTACTCGAAGCGGTGAAGGATCCTGAGATTGCGGCCAAAGTGGCCAACGTGCCCATCATCGTGCGCCTTCAGGGCACCAATGCCGAAGAAGCCAAGGAGATCATCGACAACAGCGATCTCAATGTTGTTTCCGCAGTTCTTCTGAAAGAAGCCGCCGCCGAAGTCACCAAGGCGCTGGCGTAA
- the nrfH gene encoding cytochrome c nitrite reductase small subunit: MTRIKKIILFLLPPPNWRVPVIVLMGALFGIGGYAFVVSNAVSYLSDDPATCVNCHVMGPQFATWFHSSHREHANCNDCHVPQDNLIKQYYFKAQDGLRHATIFTLNTTPDPIVMHEAGQRVVQANCQRCHDHTNQFVTSGQVTFDHVQEGRGQLCWDCHRDVPHGTVRGAASVPNARVPVPQSTMPEWLRLQQNR, translated from the coding sequence ATGACGCGCATAAAAAAAATTATTCTCTTCCTGCTGCCGCCACCCAACTGGCGGGTGCCGGTTATTGTGCTTATGGGCGCGCTGTTCGGGATTGGGGGGTATGCCTTCGTTGTATCGAATGCGGTGAGTTACCTCAGCGACGATCCGGCTACTTGTGTGAACTGCCATGTAATGGGGCCGCAGTTCGCTACCTGGTTTCACAGCTCGCACCGCGAGCATGCAAACTGTAACGACTGTCACGTGCCTCAGGATAATCTCATCAAGCAGTATTACTTCAAGGCGCAGGACGGGCTCCGGCACGCGACCATTTTCACCCTGAACACTACGCCCGACCCCATCGTGATGCACGAAGCGGGGCAGCGGGTGGTGCAGGCGAATTGTCAGCGGTGCCACGATCACACCAACCAGTTTGTGACGTCCGGGCAGGTAACCTTCGATCACGTGCAGGAAGGCCGCGGGCAGCTCTGCTGGGACTGTCACCGCGACGTGCCGCACGGTACGGTGCGGGGTGCAGCTTCCGTGCCTAACGCCCGCGTTCCCGTACCGCAATCCACTATGCCTGAATGGCTCCGGCTACAGCAAAACCGCTAA